One stretch of Podospora pseudoanserina strain CBS 124.78 chromosome 4, whole genome shotgun sequence DNA includes these proteins:
- the GCN4 gene encoding General control protein (EggNog:ENOG503P3HM; COG:K) → MSTWTICNNSLQFHAALFSQLICVYSRTTSQPSAHGGVNQPQQYRNQPLFPQQIPSPSLQNQRVANIIQATGHSTTSSAFTNRFTTQNSRPSPQQFYASSAPSSSVALNITKQRQHRQHRPPVPLFPQGPGGVPPGKMNIQGNFTPQHHLARHRGSHMRSDLDLDDFTAFEGGASTTYSSPALPTVFDLSSSVSSTGQNLATVSPQELMMNEPFMSAPNSTAFTALTSPSLYNGSPDFCDSYETSPHFGGGGDFDSNPDNWFPLFPTTNTEPEAPKEALVGPKPEESPVITAEELEVKSPASGHRRKSSTSPPTRHSSIAGVNSRRRDKPLPPIIVDDPTDTVAMKRARNTLAARKSRERKAARLDELEEKIEKLSAERDHWKQLALQLGAKE, encoded by the exons ATGTCCACATGGACGATTTGCAATAATTCATTGCAGTTCCATGCGGCTCTTTTCTCACAGCTCATATGTGTCTA TAGCCGTACTACATCGCAACCTTCCGCCCACGGAGGTGTAAATCAACCACAGCAATATCGTAATCAGCCGCTCTTCCCGCAGCAGatcccatcgccatcactgCAGAATCAGCGAGTTGCGAACATCATCCAGGCAACCGGCCACTCCACGACTTCATCGGCATTCACCAATCGGTTTACTACACAGAACTCGCGCCCATCGCCGCAACAGTTCTACGCCTCGTCCGCTCCATCTTCGTCTGTTGCTCTGAACATTACCAAGCAAcgccagcaccgccagcaccgccCACCCGTTCCCCTGTTCCCACAAGGTCCCGGCGGCGTGCCACCAGGCAAGATGAACATTCAAGGTAATTTCACTCCGCAACACCACCTTGCTCGCCACAGAGGCTCACACATGAGATCAGACCTGGATTTGGACGACTTCACCGCCTTTGAGGGCGGTGCGTCTACCACGTACTCGTCGCCAGCTCTCCCGACTGTCTTCGATCTGAGCTCCAGCGTCTCGAGCACGGGGCAAAACCTGGCCACCGTCTCTCCTCAAGAGCTCATGATGAACGAGCCCTTCATGTCAGCACCCAACTCCACTGCCTTCACCGCTTTGACTTCGCCATCGCTGTATAACGGTTCCCCCGATTTCTGCGACAGCTATGAGACCTCTCCTCactttggaggaggaggtgatttCGACTCCAACCCGGACAACTGgttcccccttttcccaacaaccaacacgGAACCAGAAGCCCCCAAGGAGGCGCTTGTTGGGCCTAAGCCTGAAGAGTCCCCAGTAATTACCGCCGAGGAGCTCGAAGTCAAGTCGCCGGCATCGGGACATCGTCGCAAGTCAAGcacttctccaccaacccgCCACTCGTCCATCGCCGGTGTCAACTCTCGCCGCCGCGACAagccccttcctcccattATTGTCGACGATCCCACGGATACTGTCGCGATGAAGCGTGCTCGCAACACTCTTGCGGCTCGCAAGTCTCGGGAGCGCAAGGCCGCTCGCTTGGATgagcttgaggagaagattgAGAAGCTCTCTGCTGAGCGTGATCATTGGAAGCAGCTGGCTTTGCAACTAGGTGCAAAGGAGTAA
- a CDS encoding hypothetical protein (EggNog:ENOG503NWQQ; COG:F), whose translation MLKKIIRKSPRKRTRTQSISPTRRWFTRSMADLFVHRPDVVSEASARSMAVRKAQGSGAESCTRLNGVSNGNGTRGEGWMAQYDCVGPLEAAARRRNPEIDSSSPCLTDQLHAFTGRTSEETKKPKPWSLRSSSRNVTLSAPREFFDAADKDIEGTITTYDELRKALKDHEDALSFENTCTINASVLEIKANAKLQALKKDDIERYYTPAPPRQGFQGQEHPRFYGDHFLSNIDLIQQTQLFSLFRAMPKGAHLHIHFNANLLPNFLLDIAKEMTRMYIWCNMPLVNDRGQVDRTALDRCRVQFSIMNEAAVKERGEGNIFDAAYQNRTVMQFSRFREEFRRRYAQEDIDRVDKWLQNKLVFEEEEAHGLLQTAKGAWEKFNARTQMMKGLFNYKSAYARYTRHCLEEFADDNIQYAEIRVNFMSTNQVWEDDGSKKLDNEGITDLIIDQYEKFQRQHQGKVVQGLKIIYCTPRSFDTEQVEESLHECLEFKLKEKYSNYIAGFDLVGEEGKGHPLHYFTKQLLRFQKACRLAGTSIPLLLHCGETLDHGDETDRNLLDALLLGSKRIGHGFALPRHPFIMEQMKQHNICVEVCPISNEILGLTPRISGHSVYNLLANNVHCTVSTDNGTLFRSRLSHDFYQVLAGKADMTLHGLRQLIEWSLEHSCMDAKEREKVHTAWLHMWEKFCLRIVKGEFDQPQQRRDGEATLGVAGNEKKTAVMPGP comes from the exons ATGCTGAAAAAAATAATACGCAAGTCCCCGAGGAAACGCACCCGCACTCAGTCAATATCACCCACACGGCGCTGGTTTACAAGATCGATGGCTGACCTGTTCGTCCACAGGCCCGACGTTGTGAGTGAAGCTAGCGCAAGAAGCATGGCTGTAAGAAAGGCTCAAGGCTCTGGCGCTGAGTCCTGTACTCGGCTCAACGGGGTGTCTAATGGTAATGGAACTCGAGGTGAAGGCTGGATGGCTCAGTATGACTGCGTTGGGCCACTGGAGGCTGCTGCAAGAAGACGGAATCCAGAAATCGATTCATCAAGCCCCTGTCTCACAGATCAGCTTCATGCTTTCACTGGACGGACGTCTGAAGAAACaaagaaaccaaaaccatGGTCGTTACGGAGTTCTTCAAGAAATGTGACGCTCTCAGCTCCGAGAGAATTCTTTGACGCAGCAGATAAGGACATTGAGGGAACTATCACGACGTATGACGAGCTACGGAAGGCACTCAAGGACCACGAAGATGCACTTTCGTTTGAGAATACCTGCACGATCAACGCTTCGGTGCTCGAGATCAAGGCCAACGCTAAGCTTCAGGCTCTCAAAAAGGACGACATCGAACGCTATTACACGCCAGCTCCGCCCAGGCAGGGGTTTCAGGGCCAGGAGCATCCTCGTTTTTACGGAGATCATTTCCTTTCCAACATCGACTTAATTCAACAAACCCAACTTTTCAGTCTCTTCCGCGCCATGCCCAAAGGCGCTCATCTTCATATTCACTTCAACGCTAACCTATTACCAAACTTTTTACTTGATATTGCGAAGGAGATGACCCGCATGTATATTTGGTGCAACATGCCACTGGTGAATGACAGGGGGCAGGTAGACCGGACCGCTTTGGATCGGTGCCGGGTACAGTTCAGTATTATGAACGAAGCGGCAGTGAAGGAGCGAGGCGAGGGCAATATTTTTGATGCCGCTTACCAAAACAGGACTGTGATGCAGTTCTCTAGGTTTCGGGAAGAATTCCGTCGGAGGTACGCCCAGGAGGACATTGACAGAGTTGATAAATGGCTACAAAACAAGCTGGtctttgaagaagaggaggcccACGGTTTGCTTCAAACAGCAAAAGG GGCATGGGAAAAGTTCAACGCGAGAACGCAAATGATGAAGGGCCTCTTCAACTATAAAAGTGCATACGCAAGATATACACGCCATTGCTTAGAGGAGTTCGCCGATGACAACATCCAGTACGCCGAGATCCGTGTGAATTTCATGTCGACAAACCAAGTATGGGAAGATGACGGGTCCAAAAAACTTGACAACGAAGGAATCACAGATCTGATTATCGATCAATACGAGAAATTCCAACGCCAGCATCAAGGAAAAGTGGTTCAGGGGCTCAAGATCATCTATTGCACGCCACGGTCATTCGACACCGAGCAGGTGGAAGAGTCGCTTCACGAGTGTCTCGAGTTCAAGCTCAAAGAGAAGTACTCAAACTACATTGCCGGTTTTGACTTggttggcgaagaaggcaaaggtCACCCCTTACATTACTTCACAAAGCAGCTGCTTCGATTCCAGAAGGCCTGTCGGCTAGCAGGAACCTCCATACCGCTTTTGTTGCACTGCGGTGAGACTCTGGATCATGGCGATGAGACGGACAGAAACCTGCTCGATGCTCTCCTGCTCGGGTCCAAGCGGATCGGCCACGGGTTTGCCCTGCCGCGGCATCCTTTTATTATGGAGCAGATGAAACAGCACAACATCTGTGTGGAAGTGTGCCCAATATCGAACGAGATACTGGGACTCACGCCGAGAATAAGCGGGCACTCTGTGTACAACCTGCTGGCTAACAATGTCCACTGCACTGTGAGCACCGACAACGGGACACTATTTAG ATCGCGATTATCACACGACTTTTACCAAGTACTGGCAGGAAAGGCAGACATGACGCTCCATGGACTTCGGCAGCTGATTGAGTGGAGTCTTGAGCACTCGTGCATGGATGCaaaggagagggaaaaggtgCATACCGCTTGGCTCCACATGTGGGAGAAGTTTTGTCTGAGGATTGTCAAGGGTGAATTtgaccaaccacaacagcgAAGAGACGGCGAGGCTACCTTGGGGGTGGCTGGAAACGAGAAAAAGACAGCTGTTATGCCCGGCCCATGA
- a CDS encoding hypothetical protein (EggNog:ENOG503P0QF), producing the protein MTSLPLPLDEDAPTGALAWFPYGRQDLPGWRFDVITLLAIIGESSVAEHAQTLTASRLCLLPRIIPAPQALLKPVRPQRLPEANAKMTGVHSGVVLDTVGFFANILQPLDEMKPFSFKVLEIKHTKEALEAIKAGKTREEKGRLTTSTKGSNWWRRGWRGQQKPTALHIKPTTDTTTVLTPSQPSFFGPTNANPTEKPPTRKPTVRFATAAADDDLERGGSSTTTLTTSDNNHPHLPHHRTSTIRPSVPATLCSPVHLLSIFSFALTLAIIILSALWEDGTAILAIVLMSLASSVVCYASLWKPVLMNRTTSGKVPEGDVVIRTREGAFLLIKCTEEVARELYSGTEECKYVVESDLYRLYMGLGMVLLMVSVVLLGNCGWNSQVLIGGGYICLNGLYWMMGLVEEKRFWDVDRRYTVRDVTKEDSKGAHAFPEGKDKWEKDRLEDDEIPSFTRTMWYAIRETKGQVAWVKRSGAMPKTKQWKRWLEEAQKMAEKGERGWKAVRRKGEIMREEGAEDDAEQMAPAQEVQRRGTVRGE; encoded by the exons ATGACCAGCCTTCCGCTGCCtctggatgaggatgctCCCACGGGAGCGCTTGCTTG GTTCCCATACGGCCGTCAGGATCTTCCAGGTTGGCGCTTCGAcgtcatcaccctcctcgccatcatcggcgAGTCCAGCGTCGCTGAACACGCCCAAACCCTCACAGCATCCCGtctctgcctcctcccacgTATCATCCCCGCCCCTCAAGCCCTCCTCAAACCAGTGCGGCCTCAACGACTCCCAGAAGCCAACGCCAAAATGACAGGCGTACACAGCGGGGTGGTACTCGACACGGTAGGTTTCTTCGCAAACATCCTACAACCCCTCGACGAGATGaagcccttctccttcaaagTCCTCGAGATCAAGCACACGAAGGAAGCTTTGGAAGCCATCAAAGCGGGCAAAAcaagagaggaaaaggggagacttaccacctccaccaaggGCAGCAActggtggagaagaggctGGAGAGGGCAGCAAAAACCAACAGCACTGCATATCAAACCTACCACTGATACCACCACAgtcctcaccccctcccaaccaagCTTCTTCGGCCCAACCAACGCCAACCCAACCGAAAAACCACCCACCCGTAAACCCACTGTTCGGTTCGCCACAGCAGCGGCAGACGATGACCTCGAACGAGgcggctcctccaccaccacgctCACAACCTCTGATAAtaaccacccccacctcccccaccaccgaacATCAACCATCAGACCCTCCGTCCCGGCAACGTTATGCTCCCCCGTGCACCTACTTTCGATTTTTTCATTTGCCCTCACACTGGcaatcatcatcctctccgccctctggGAAGACGGCACGGCCATTCTGGCCATAGTATTGATGTCGCTGGCCTCGTCGGTGGTTTGCTACGCCTCGCTGTGGAAGCCCGTTCTCATGAACAGGACCACTTCGGGAAAGGTGCCCGAGGGGGATGTCGTGATcaggacgagggagggggcgttTCTGCTGATTAAATGCACCGAGGAGGTGGCGCGGGAGCTGTATTCCGGGACGGAGGAGTGCAAGTATGTGGTGGAGAGCGATCTGTACAGGCTGTacatggggttggggatggtgctgctgatggtgagcgtggtgttgctggggaACTGCGGGTGGAACAGTCAGGTGCTGATTGGGGGGGGTTATATCTGTTTGAACGGGCTGTattggatgatggggttggtggaggagaagaggtttTGGGATGTGGATAGGAGGTATACCGTTCGGGATGTGACCAAGGAGGATTCAAAGGGCGCGCATGCTTTTCCGGAGGGGAAGGATAAGTGGGAGAAGGATcggttggaggatgatgagattcCTAGTTTTACGAGGACGATGTGGTATGCGATCAGGGAGACGAAGGGGCAGGTGGcgtgggtgaagaggagCGGGGCGATGCCGAAGACGAAGCagtggaagaggtggttggaggAAGCGCAGAAGATGGctgagaagggagagagagggtggaaggcggtgaggaggaagggggagattatgagggaggagggggccgaAGATGATGCGGAACAGATGGCGCCTGCGCAGGAGgtgcagaggagggggactgtgaggggggagtga
- a CDS encoding hypothetical protein (EggNog:ENOG503NVAY): MQAVPSLVGTGTAIAAAAAGLVFGQPSESEVPPWSSPNPGVFSADYDAFGSQASSARPNTSATALQQRCSSPVQEFAYGSFRQLVDPTPSPLMSPTTEAAQPQQPGSAVPVTSPRTTSGRQSFLRQDTKESVPRQDVESARDSVSSRESWIRRFSLRPISQHGSPRSSMGPDSSSLTFSHGSGVPMLGQQSLASSAPNKLVKRNAPGFGEPHGSHQRRGSKSQVLTLRRPATSHQRTATMQQQSQLQGNSVDPPPSAGAGAGPKFSYEPSSVPETETPTSSSFGGSKRSSSRWTSFFHARRAAGLGRDASGLTSGQSAKLASLFPKRRVSLTPGHVSRAYLTKADCITDIPVFVDEAEQQEEDFGHIEDLEVLQSPVNPTDSPETSSEKRPKRSMSMHFSSAQNWIARTSSVRRPRRSTVDAKGGNDNRYATADLAGMLRDPMQSPGSPTTHEIVVPPNYQPQAPQLEPAPTLSDAPRNRKRNSPSPLPPLNRLSSFNIDVSRLGLSSSSSSTPPPRSFHTPINYMNGSQNPPAPTHSRGPSGERSITLAGSDFEVHDADDEDTDVRSDAYDSFRTIASSSRVRSVETPLDSMFDESPPSTASNGKTKRLSIQEMLGRGWDGETKITEEEDSAATPVRSTHLDGTTKPIKLDGFGYGGQGGLMLVHREFAARLSFDDDDDDDWARDDDNTLSNHLSPPSSTNSRRVSPTLRHALKNLGGNGSPDLSRDSMSDRPRSSIFDWSEPSIHDKLDSDTTRPKTVHGKQEMDLRIGRSTSRKAPKAGHVRSQSVPVVPEPTDESKPPPKFGTWGLSTKNASEDWDDDFDFDETPLDTTGGKDSSTSFMVVPPSIQASQPSVKAHSGQIRELSLLVNDLKRLCRHGKDLNIIHGAIQPKWVEAENIIALASPDEDEADEFGSVKLSLDFDRDDLDEIDERFIDEGFDGSILDDINDPFEIPEPQMMTRTTVVRERATVRRRSVFSPDDDIFGGQWPLPDEPLKPPRPRTPDGSVSPNGSSAVLATVIQAMQQQRSTSDPIAATATKTQDTKLFFDTNSLQELVKRAGHLRDSLSDAVRKAELLTQSPAATPRRERLSHLNLDGSPAFTRVFSDPAASSPPRRLPKSHSSNSILGRGSADSPRMQMMIVS; this comes from the exons ATGCAGGCTGTGCCGAGT CTTGTGGGAACCGGCACTGCCATCGcggccgccgctgctggtCTGGTATTTGGTCAGCCGTCAGAGTCGGAAGTGCCGCCATGGTCCAGCCCGAACCCAGGAGTATTTTCTGCCGACTACGATGCCTTCGGCTCTCAAGCCTCGAGTGCGAGGCCTAACACGAGTGCCACAGCTTTGCAGCAACGATGCTCTTCACCAGTCCAGGAGTTTGCCTACGGCTCGTTTCGCCAGCTTGTCGACCCAACTCCAAGTCCTCTGATGTCCCCTACCACGGAAGCGGCTCAACCTCAGCAACCCGGCAGCGCTGTACCGGTCACATCACCGAGAACCACCAGCGGGAGACAGTCCTTTCTTCGCCAAGATACCAAAGAATCAGTGCCGCGGCAGGATGTAGAAAGTGCTCGCGACTCCGTGTCTTCTAGGGAATCGTGGATTCGGCGCTTCTCATTGCGCCCGATATCACAACACGGGAGCCCAAGGTCAAGCATGGGACCCGACTCGTCATCCTTGACATTCTCACATGGCTCAGGTGTCCCGATGCTTGGGCAACAATCACTTGCCAGCTCGGCCCCCAACAAGTTGGTAAAGAGGAATGCCCCTGGTTTCGGTGAGCCACACGGATCTCACCAACGGCGGGGCTCCAAGTCGCAGGTGTTGACCCTCCGGAGACCGGCTACTAGCCACCAACGGACAGCAACCATGCAGCAACAATCACAACTGCAAGGTAACTCGGTTGACCCTCCGCCTTCCGCTGGAGCTGGGGCCGGGCCCAAGTTTTCATATGAGCCTTCGAGTGTCCCAGAGACAGAAACACCAACGTCTTCGTCATTTGGCGGCTCTAAGCGTTCCTCCAGCAGATGGACGTCGTTTTTTCATGCTCGGCGGGCGGCGGGCCTTGGTCGTGACGCTTCAGGACTTACGAGTGGACAGAGCGCTAAGCTCGCTTCCCTGTTCCCCAAAAGACGAGTGTCTCTAACCCCAGGCCATGTTTCTCGAGCATACCTCACCAAGGCAGATTGCATAACAGACATTCCTGTGTTTGTGGATGAAGCTgagcagcaggaagaagattTCGGGCACATCGAGGACCTAGAGGTTCTGCAGAGTCCAGTCAACCCCACCGACTCGCCCGAAACATCTTCCGAGAAGCGACCGAAGAGGTCAATGTCGATGCATTTTAGTTCAGCCCAAAACTGGATCGCGAGAACCTCGAGCGTTCGGCGTCCTAGAAGGAGTACCGTTGACGCCAAGGGCGGAAATGATAATCGATATGCGACCGCCGACCTGGCCGGCATGCTTCGCGACCCAATGCAGTCTCCGGGCAGCCCAACCACACATGAAATTGTTGTGCCACCCAACTACCAGCCGCAAGCACCACAGCTTGAGCCTGCACCAACCCTCTCGGATGCTCCACGGAACCGCAAGAGAAattcaccctctcctcttccgccaTTAAACCGTCTATCCAGCTTCAACATCGACGTTTCACGACTTGGGCTGTCAagttcttcctcttccacaccGCCTCCAAGATCATTCCATACCCCGATAAACTACATGAACGGCTCCCAGAaccctcctgctcccacACATAGCCGAGGTCCTTCGGGGGAACGATCAATCACGCTGGCAGGCTCCGACTTTGAGGTCCACGATGCAGATGACGAAGACACAGATGTCCGGAGTGATGCCTACGATTCCTTCCGCACCATCGCCTCTTCCAGTCGGGTTCGGTCTGTTGAGACACCGCTAGACTCGATGTTTGATGAATCGCCACCGAGCACTGCCAGCAACGGCAAAACCAAGAGGTTATCGATTCAAGAGATGCTGGGACGTGGATGGGATGGCGAAACCAAGATCACTGAAGAGGAAGACAGTGCAGCCACGCCTGTTCGGAGCACTCACCTGGATGGCACAACAAAGCCGATCAAGTTGGACGGGTTTGGCTATGGTGGTCAGGGAGGTCTGATGCTGGTACACCGAGAGTTTGCGGCCAGGTTATcttttgatgatgacgacgacgatgactgGGCACGAGACGACGATAACACTTTGAGCAATCATCTTTCGCCACCGAGCTCGACGAATTCAAGACGTGTCAGTCCGACACTTCGGCATGCGCTCAAAAATTTGGGTGGGAATGGGAGCCCCGATCTGTCTCGTGATAGTATGAGCGACCGGCCGAGGAGCAGCATATTTGACTGGTCAGAACCATCGATCCATGACAAGCTCGATTCCGATACAACCCGACCCAAAACGGTTCATGGGAAGCAGGAGATGGATTTGAGGATTGGTCGTTCGACAAGTCGGAAAGCCCCGAAAGCCGGGCATGTACGGAGCCAGAGCGTTCCTGTTGTTCCAGAACCTACTGATGAATCCAAACCGCCTCCAAAGTTTGGAACATGGGGGCTGAGTACAAAGAATGCCAGCGAGGACTGGGATGATGATTTCGATTTTGACGAAACCCCGCTTGATACGACCGGAGGAAAGGACTCTAGCACGAGTTTTATGGTCGTTCCCCCGTCGATTCAAGCCAGTCAGCCGAGTGTAAAAGCCCATTCGGGTCAAATACGGGAACTTTCCTTGCTCGTCAATGACTTGAAACGACTATGCCGCCATGGCAAAGACCTCAACATTATTCACGGGGCCATACAACCAAAATGGGTCGAGGCGGAAAATATTATTGCCTTGGCATCGCCCGATGAGGACGAAGCTGATGAGTTTGGTTCAGTCAAGTTGTCACTGGACTTTGATCGAGATGATCTTGATGAGATTGATGAACGTTTTATCGACGAGGGGTTTGATGGCTCCATTCTTGATGACATTAACGATCCTTTCGAGATTCCCGAGCCGCAGATGATGACCCGGACAACAGTGGTACGAGAACGAGCGACTGTCCGAAGACGGTCGGTGTTTTCACCTGACGACGATATTTTCGGCGGTCAGTGGCCACTGCCCGACGAGCCGCTTAAGCCTCCACGACCACGAACACCAGACGGTTCGGTAAGCCCCAATGGGAGCTCTGCCGTTCTGGCCACCGTGATCCAAGCAATGCAGCAACAGCGGTCTACTTCCGATcccatcgccgccaccgccaccaagaCCCAAGACACCAAGCTGTTCTTTGACACAAACAGTCTCCAAGAGCTGGTGAAGAGGGCTGGTCACCTGCGAGACTCGTTGTCGGATGCAGTACGCAAAGCTGAACTGCTTACCCAAAGCCCGGCCGCCACTCCTCGTCGTGAGCGACTTTCGCATCTCAATCTGGATGGCAGCCCAGCCTTTACGCGAGTGTTTTCGGATCCTGCTGCGTCTAGTCCACCCAGGAGGCTTCCAAAGAGTCACAGCAGCAACTCTATCTTGGGCAGGGGGTCTGCTGACTCGCCTCGGATGCAGATGATGATCGTAAGCTAG
- the GCN20 gene encoding ATP-binding cassette, regulator of translational elongation (EggNog:ENOG503NWE1; BUSCO:EOG09260OM6; COG:E; COG:J) has protein sequence MDAEIRSVVPNIDPVISEYSAGYLTHASTAWSGSGDEEATGPSPLDEAAIAITDLLVSASGNPSPAQREKIQGLVQKWVDKYAAATDKLDRRGPAVRRLDQTIQVSSQRNMSSTLAVATGGVDLESANVRKVESKVDKKKLEKAERKIAAKQSKKTYKTVEYEASRLLNQPDNTQSYEDFYMAVNPLQLGGAQSGKSKDIKIDNIDVSIGGSRILTDTTLTLAYGHRYGLVGNNGVGKSTLLRALSRREVPIPTHISILHVEQEIMGDDTPALQAVLDADVWRKVLLKEQAEITTKLADIEAQRSGMADTATDAARLDKDREALDSRLGDIQGKLAEMESDKAESRAASILAGLGFSPERQQFATKTFSGGWRMRLALARALFCEPDLLLLDEPSNMLDVPSITFLSNYLQGYPSTVLVVSHDRAFLNEVATDIIHQHSMRLDYYRGANFESFYATKEERRKVAKREYENQMAQRAHLQAFIDKFRYNAAKSSEAQSRIKKLEKMPVLEPPEAEYSVHFKFPDVEKMTPPIVQMSEVTFGYTPDKILLRNVDLDVQLDSRIGIVGPNGAGKTTILKLLIGKLQPTSGTITQNPRLRIGFFAQHHVDALDLNASAVTFMAKTYPGRTDEEYRRQLGAFGITGTTGLQKMELLSGGQKSRVAFACLALTNPHILVLDEPSNHLDIEAMDALSEALQQFQGGVLMVSHDVTMLQTVCTSLWVCDNGTVEKFPGDVQAYKKRITAQADAAGVAKQLL, from the exons ATGGACGCCGAAATCAGATCGGTCGTGCCGAACATCGACCCCGTGATTTCCGAGTACTCGGCTGGCTACCTGACCCATGCCTCCACAGCTTGGTCCGGGTccggggacgaggaggccaCCGGCCCGTCTCCGCTCGACGAGGCTGCCATTGCTATCACCGACCTGCTCGTCTCTGCCTCTGGCAACCCCAGCCCTGCTCAGCGAGAGAAGATCCAAGGTCTCGTTCAGAAGTGGGTGGACAAGTATGCTGCCGCCACCGACAAGCTCGATAGGAGAGGCCCTGCCGTCCGGCGTCTGGACCAGACCATTCAAGTGAGCTCGCAAAGGAACATGTCGTCGACTCTTGCCGTCGCcactggtggtgttgatctGGAGTCGGCCAATGTCAGGAAGGTCGAGTCCAAGGTCgataagaagaagctcgagaaggCCGAGAGGAAGATTGCCGCCAAGCAGAGCAAGAAGACCTACAAGACGGTCGAGTATGAGGCTTCGCGCCTCCTTAACCAACCAGATAACACTCAGTCGTATGAGGATTTCTACATGGCTGTCAACCCGCTGCAGCTGGGTGGTGCCCAGAGCGGCAAGTCAAAGGATATCAAGATCGACAACATCGATGTCTCGATTGGTGGCAGCAGAATCTTGACCGATACCACTTTGACTCTTGCCTATGGCCACCGCTACGGTCTCGTTGGTAACAACGGTGTGGGTAAATCTACTCTTCTGAGAGCTCTGTCTCGAAGAGAGGTTCCTATCCCGACTCATATCTCTATTCTGCACGTCGAGCAAGAGATTATGGGTGATGATACCCCAGCCTTGCAGGCCGTGTTGGATGCCGATGTTTGGCGcaaggtgttgttgaaggaaCAGGCC GAAATCACAACGAAACTGGCAGACATCGAAGCCCAGCGTTCTGGTATGGCAGACACTGCAACGGATGCCGCGAGACTAGACAAGGACCGTGAAGCCCTTGACAGCCGGCTTGGTGATATCCAGGGCAAGCTTGCCGAAATGGAGTCCGATAAAGCGGAATCCAGGGCTGCCAGTATTCTGGCTGGTCTTGGTTTCTCACCTGAAAGACAGCAGTTTGCCACCAAGACATTCTCTGGTGGTTGGCGTATGCGTCTGGCTCTTGCTAGAGCTCTTTTCTGCGAGCCtgatcttttgcttctcgACGAACCGTCCAACATGTTGGACGTTCCGTCTATCACCTTCCTTTCCAACTACCTTCAAGGCTACCCCAGCACTGTTCTTGTCGTATCTCACGACAGAGCCTTCCTCAACGAGGTGGCAACCGACATCATTCATCAACACTCCATGCGTCTCGACTACTACCGTGGTGCCAACTTCGAGTCCTTCTATGccaccaaggaggagcggAGAAAGGTGGCCAAGAGAGAGTACGAGAACCAGATGGCACAGCGTGCCCATCTCCAGGCCTTCATCGACAAGTTCCGTTACAATGCCGCCAAGTCATCGGAAGCTCAATCCCGTATCAagaagttggagaagatgccTGTTCTCGAGCCTCCTGAGGCTGAGTACAGCGTGCACTTCAAGTTCCCAGATGTCGAAAAGATGACCCCACCAATCGTCCAAATGTCCGAGGTCACCTTTGGCTACACACCAGACAAGATTCTTCTCAGAAATGTTGATTTGGATGTTCAGCTCGACTCCAGAATTGGTATTGTTGGACCCAACGGTGCTGGTAAGACAACAATTCTCAAGCTTCTCATCGGAAAGCTACAGCCCACATCCGGCACCATCACTCAGAACCCTCGTCTTCGTATTGGCTTCTTTGCCCAGCATCACGTCGATGCTCTTGATCTCAATGCCAGTGCCGTCACCTTCATGGCCAAGACCTACCCTGGCAGGACGGATGAAGAGTACCGTCGCCAGCTGGGTGCCTTTGGCATCACTGGCACAACTGGTCTGCAAAAGATGGAACTTCTTTCTGGTGGTCAAAAGTCTCGTGTTGCTTTTGCTTGTTTGGCGCTTACCAACCCTCACATCTTGGTTCTGGATGAACCTTCCAATCACTTGGATATTGAGGCCATGGATGCCTTGTCCGAGGCTCTACAGCAGTTCCAGGGCGGTGTGCTGATGGTTTCTCACGACGTTACGATGTTGCAGACAGTGTGCACATCGTTGTGGGTGTGTGATAATGGCACGGTGGAGAAGTTCCCTGGTGATGTCCAGGCTTACAAGAAGAGGATTACTGCACAAGCCGATGCAGCTGGTGTTGCGAAGCAACTCCTTTAA